One Pirellulales bacterium genomic region harbors:
- a CDS encoding four helix bundle protein, whose translation MAGMIDRTLTAWQEAMNLAETTCGITKTLPQVELFYLSSQLRRTAVFYFFQHHRRARATTRR comes from the coding sequence ATGGCCGGCATGATCGATCGAACTTTGACGGCATGGCAGGAAGCCATGAACTTGGCGGAGACAACTTGCGGGATCACCAAGACCTTGCCACAAGTAGAATTGTTTTACCTGAGTTCACAATTGCGCCGGACCGCCGTTTTTTATTTCTTCCAACATCACAGAAGGGCAAGGGCGACGACCCGCCGATGA
- a CDS encoding four helix bundle protein, with the protein MSSNITEGQGRRPADEFSSFLSIAHGSVRKMETQVPIANRLESIDGTTATGAMEQVARVGWLIAGLMNAVRENVG; encoded by the coding sequence ATTTCTTCCAACATCACAGAAGGGCAAGGGCGACGACCCGCCGATGAGTTTTCGAGTTTTCTGAGCATCGCACATGGTTCTGTCCGAAAAATGGAAACGCAGGTTCCGATTGCAAATCGGCTCGAGTCCATCGATGGCACGACGGCAACTGGTGCGATGGAACAGGTCGCACGAGTTGGGTGGTTGATTGCAGGCCTCATGAACGCGGTACGAGAAAATGTAGGCTAG
- the smpB gene encoding SsrA-binding protein SmpB → MAQNRRARHEYEVLDTLECGIVLVGSEVKSLRTGQLSLEEAYARVKDGEVWLMGCDIPEYVQANRLNHIPKRPRKLLMHRREVKKFAKQAKEKGLTLIPLKMYFTEGRAKVLIGLCKGRKLHDKRETMKKQSAQRDIQRAMRRG, encoded by the coding sequence ATTGCCCAGAATCGCCGTGCACGGCACGAGTACGAAGTACTTGACACGCTAGAGTGCGGCATTGTGCTGGTGGGGAGCGAGGTGAAAAGTCTGCGCACCGGCCAGCTTTCACTCGAAGAAGCCTATGCGCGAGTCAAAGACGGCGAAGTCTGGCTCATGGGCTGCGATATTCCCGAATACGTGCAAGCGAACCGTCTGAATCACATCCCCAAGCGGCCGAGGAAGCTGCTGATGCATCGGCGTGAAGTGAAAAAGTTCGCCAAACAAGCGAAGGAAAAAGGACTGACGCTGATTCCGCTCAAGATGTATTTCACCGAAGGTCGTGCCAAAGTGCTGATCGGATTGTGTAAGGGGCGAAAACTGCACGACAAACGGGAAACAATGAAAAAGCAATCGGCCCAGCGGGACATCCAGCGCGCCATGCGCCGCGGCTGA
- the lipA gene encoding lipoyl synthase, with the protein MTSVLAELPIIANNPTPRNDSNWSSSRDAIVSQRLPRWLKKNLPTGSGLQFTSRLVEDLRLETVCESAKCPNRMECWSQQTATFMILGNVCTRACGFCSVPKGKTEELELDEPERVAEAAVRLGLKHVVITSVTRDDLPDGGAEHFYQSVLAVRRRTSAAVEVLTPDFIGKPGAIERVVESAPEVFNHNTETVPRLYRAVRGRKSEYAWTLQLLRQVKRLNHAIKTKSGLMLGLGETREELLDVLADLLDAGCDMLTLGQYLQPTPRHLPVVRYMPPEEFDELGRAAKAMGFHRVASGPFVRSSYHAGEMAE; encoded by the coding sequence TTGACCTCCGTGCTCGCTGAATTGCCAATCATCGCCAACAATCCGACACCACGCAACGACTCCAATTGGTCGAGCAGCAGAGACGCTATTGTATCCCAGCGGTTGCCGCGATGGCTCAAAAAAAACCTTCCCACCGGAAGCGGGCTGCAATTTACCTCGCGGCTGGTCGAAGACTTGCGTCTGGAAACGGTCTGCGAAAGCGCAAAGTGTCCGAATCGAATGGAATGCTGGTCGCAACAGACGGCCACGTTCATGATCCTGGGCAACGTATGTACGCGGGCCTGCGGATTTTGCTCCGTTCCCAAAGGAAAAACGGAAGAACTGGAACTGGACGAACCAGAGCGGGTCGCTGAAGCTGCGGTGCGATTGGGGCTAAAACACGTCGTGATCACTTCCGTCACCCGTGACGATCTGCCCGATGGCGGCGCCGAACATTTTTATCAATCTGTGTTAGCCGTACGCCGGCGAACCAGCGCGGCCGTGGAAGTGCTCACGCCCGACTTTATAGGAAAACCGGGAGCCATCGAACGAGTTGTTGAATCGGCCCCCGAAGTATTCAACCACAATACCGAAACGGTGCCGCGATTGTACCGCGCGGTGCGCGGGCGAAAGAGCGAATACGCTTGGACTTTGCAGTTGCTGCGACAGGTCAAGCGGCTCAATCACGCGATCAAAACCAAAAGCGGCTTAATGCTCGGCCTTGGAGAAACTCGTGAGGAATTGCTCGATGTCCTGGCCGATTTGCTCGATGCTGGCTGCGATATGCTCACCCTTGGCCAGTATCTTCAACCGACGCCGCGGCATTTGCCGGTGGTTCGCTATATGCCGCCCGAGGAATTTGATGAACTCGGCCGCGCCGCGAAAGCGATGGGATTTCATCGTGTTGCCAGCGGACCATTTGTACGTTCCAGCTATCACGCCGGTGAAATGGCTGAATAG
- a CDS encoding BBP7 family outer membrane beta-barrel protein — translation MNTFSSRRWLICTLCVAALSVADVADAQRVRFGSRDETTAASSHAPRHDGWVSVAQRYVSNSPTPTSSSSSASADEAGAEGAARSRMPAYSTMETPVYMGSPVYREPPPNSSSASAEASVATIPPAATYRVASATPISSPAASYGSSFAQPVLVAGVWDPYRIATRHAAFAGTVVSNPGLPGQFTLPQPMPRVPYYTQQPISTAGQPYVVIPEAGCAAPALTPGMPTQVMPLAAPGTVPTTAPAYVPPTVPTLGAPVMAAPPTVPTMAPPGAIPLATSKNCYFLADAIFFTRDAQIGNQPLVLLDLNAPTQSNVLLSTADLGFNFQPGPRVLLGTQFDGFRAIEASYFGIYNWNDSATINGDNNLNLPGDLGLAVPLDFFNADQMNISYKAQIHNGELNYLQYFGAASNIAWLVGFRYFNLGEKFSITSTDNQTGSSYYNISTYNNLFGGQLGARVKQACGNWSYDLTGKAGVYGNAIRSSQFIADFDNFVVRDTHASGGQVAFLGEIGLNGNYKFSECLSLRGGYQVYWIDGLSLAPNQLDFTDTPTSGTTLHKTGNMFMHGAHAGLMAQW, via the coding sequence GTGAACACCTTTTCCAGCCGTCGGTGGCTGATATGCACGTTGTGCGTCGCGGCGCTATCCGTGGCGGATGTCGCCGACGCGCAGCGGGTGCGGTTTGGCTCACGCGATGAAACGACTGCGGCAAGTTCTCACGCTCCACGGCACGACGGCTGGGTATCCGTCGCCCAGCGATATGTCAGCAATTCGCCAACGCCAACGAGTTCTTCGTCGAGCGCAAGTGCCGACGAAGCCGGCGCTGAGGGAGCGGCTCGCTCACGCATGCCTGCCTATTCGACGATGGAGACGCCAGTTTACATGGGTTCGCCGGTCTATCGCGAACCGCCCCCCAACAGCAGTTCGGCATCGGCCGAAGCGTCCGTGGCGACGATTCCTCCGGCGGCCACCTATCGGGTTGCCTCAGCGACGCCCATTTCGTCGCCGGCGGCAAGCTATGGTTCAAGCTTTGCGCAGCCGGTGCTGGTAGCAGGAGTTTGGGATCCGTATCGGATCGCCACGCGTCACGCGGCATTCGCTGGAACGGTTGTTTCCAATCCCGGCCTTCCTGGTCAATTCACTCTGCCGCAGCCGATGCCGCGCGTGCCCTATTATACGCAGCAACCGATTTCGACGGCTGGTCAACCCTATGTCGTGATTCCCGAAGCGGGCTGCGCGGCCCCTGCGTTAACGCCAGGTATGCCGACGCAAGTGATGCCGCTGGCGGCGCCGGGAACCGTTCCGACGACGGCGCCTGCGTATGTTCCGCCGACGGTTCCGACGCTCGGCGCGCCCGTGATGGCAGCGCCTCCGACAGTTCCGACGATGGCTCCGCCGGGGGCGATTCCCCTGGCAACCTCGAAGAATTGCTACTTTCTGGCCGACGCAATCTTCTTCACGCGCGATGCCCAAATCGGCAATCAGCCGCTGGTACTGCTCGATCTGAACGCGCCGACTCAAAGCAACGTGCTGCTGAGCACAGCCGATCTAGGATTTAACTTTCAACCAGGCCCGCGAGTGTTGCTGGGCACCCAGTTCGACGGTTTTCGAGCCATCGAAGCGAGCTACTTCGGCATTTACAACTGGAACGACAGTGCAACGATCAACGGCGATAACAATTTGAACTTGCCTGGTGACTTGGGGTTGGCAGTTCCGCTCGACTTCTTCAACGCCGACCAGATGAATATCAGCTACAAAGCGCAGATTCATAACGGCGAATTGAACTATTTGCAGTACTTCGGTGCTGCTAGCAACATCGCATGGCTGGTTGGCTTTCGCTATTTCAACCTGGGCGAGAAGTTCAGCATTACATCGACCGACAATCAAACGGGCAGCAGCTACTACAACATCAGCACGTACAACAATTTGTTCGGCGGACAACTCGGCGCCCGCGTCAAACAGGCCTGCGGCAACTGGTCGTACGACTTAACCGGCAAGGCGGGTGTTTACGGCAACGCGATTCGTTCGTCGCAGTTCATTGCCGACTTCGATAACTTTGTGGTCCGCGATACGCACGCAAGCGGCGGGCAAGTAGCGTTTCTCGGTGAAATCGGTCTGAATGGCAACTACAAGTTCAGTGAATGTCTCTCGCTCCGCGGCGGGTATCAAGTCTATTGGATTGACGGCTTGTCGCTCGCACCCAATCAACTCGACTTTACCGACACTCCAACCAGCGGCACGACGCTCCATAAGACCGGCAACATGTTTATGCACGGAGCGCATGCGGGGTTGATGGCGCAGTGGTAA
- a CDS encoding sigma-54-dependent Fis family transcriptional regulator produces MMTTTVVKHTVTAIPNESKEIQSMDWVLGSNPSFRRIAQHVERAAEVQCPVLICGETGTGKEILARRLHQSGPRADKPFVAVNCAALTATLAEAQLFGHEKGAFTGALGASLGVFRAAEGGVVFLDEVGEMPLELQPKLLRALQEGEITPVGSSTPIKINVQVIAATNRNLEVEVAEGRFREDLYYRLNMVELKVPALRNRLEDIPEFVEFFSNRFAAKYNRTAWKPTSEELREFCEYPWPGNVRQLGHAVEQGYVLDTPPRVPSQKRATDGATRLPFLNLNKLREAAIRQALAATKGHKGRAAKLLGVHANTLTRMLSEIDESESAASEN; encoded by the coding sequence ATGATGACGACTACCGTGGTAAAACATACAGTGACTGCGATTCCAAACGAATCGAAAGAAATACAATCGATGGATTGGGTTCTTGGCTCCAATCCGAGTTTTCGACGAATTGCTCAACACGTCGAACGAGCCGCTGAAGTTCAGTGCCCAGTATTGATTTGCGGCGAAACCGGCACAGGTAAAGAAATTCTTGCACGCCGCTTGCACCAATCTGGCCCTCGTGCCGATAAGCCGTTTGTCGCTGTCAACTGTGCAGCGCTAACCGCAACGCTTGCGGAAGCTCAGTTGTTTGGCCACGAGAAGGGTGCGTTCACGGGTGCGCTCGGCGCTTCGCTCGGTGTGTTCCGAGCTGCTGAGGGCGGCGTGGTGTTTCTCGATGAAGTCGGTGAAATGCCGCTCGAGTTGCAACCCAAGTTACTCCGCGCTCTGCAAGAAGGGGAAATCACACCGGTTGGCTCCTCGACGCCAATTAAGATTAACGTTCAAGTGATCGCCGCCACAAACCGCAACCTCGAAGTCGAAGTAGCCGAAGGTCGCTTCCGTGAGGATCTATACTATCGGCTCAACATGGTTGAGTTGAAAGTGCCGGCGTTAAGAAATCGGTTGGAAGACATTCCGGAATTCGTTGAATTTTTCTCGAATCGGTTCGCTGCAAAATACAATCGGACTGCTTGGAAACCGACAAGTGAAGAACTACGTGAGTTCTGCGAATATCCGTGGCCAGGAAACGTTCGCCAGCTTGGCCACGCGGTCGAACAGGGTTATGTCCTCGACACACCGCCGCGAGTGCCTTCGCAAAAGCGAGCCACCGATGGTGCCACACGGTTGCCGTTCCTCAACTTGAATAAGCTCCGCGAAGCCGCGATTCGCCAAGCCTTGGCCGCCACCAAGGGTCATAAGGGCCGCGCTGCGAAGCTGCTGGGCGTTCATGCGAATACTTTGACTAGAATGCTCTCTGAAATCGATGAGAGTGAATCGGCGGCCAGTGAAAACTAA
- a CDS encoding BatA domain-containing protein — MPLTFLTPMMLAGAALIAAPIILHLVMRQQPKHFIFPALRFLQQRNDVNQRKLKLRHLLLLLLRCAAILLFALALARPSLKSAGFLGDREAPVAAALVFDTSPRMEYQHQNQTRLKVAQSAAERVLAQLPPESEIAVLDSRTAAAAFSIDGAVARQRVDRLRMTPSLQSLSELCHEALRLVKESDKGRKEVYLFTDLSRVAWSPEAGAKLHDQLEANKEIALYIIDVGVEDPRDFALGDLRLPAELLAKHTPLRVETDLIRVGPEEERTVELSLMDSAGKSHVRGQSIVKSTPDSPQFVDFSVAGFEQGTHQGVVRISSQDNLPADDARYFTIDVRPPWRVLIAATPANRHKAANMAQAIAPESIQRTGQARFECEMVSINELAGKPLEEYAAVCLVDPPPLSDSVWQSLTEFVERGGGLMMFLGPSAAPPGQRPEDFSAPAAHQLLPGKLARRWNHQDSFLAPQDYQHPLLSKFRAIAGSIPWDAYTIETHWQFTDLDQGVNTIIPYSNGQAALLEKPLGKGRILVFTTDVNDNAEDKDLWNLLVVGSQPWPFFMLRNEAMLYLVGSGEERLNYLVGDTVTMRIPEPQRQLFFSLETPDGENLPQSVDQKTGTLTITTSNAPGNYVLRAGASDGGVLYGFSVNIPAASTELARITNDELAELLGKGRFRLSRGKEDIERDVNLGRTGIELYPLLIVLVAIVLGGEHLLANKFYKRDDPGLNPPRRSFALESDKVNAQEVDRTQKAELELQNAH, encoded by the coding sequence ATGCCCCTCACCTTCCTCACCCCCATGATGCTCGCCGGCGCTGCGTTGATCGCGGCCCCGATCATTTTGCATCTGGTGATGCGGCAGCAGCCCAAGCACTTCATTTTTCCGGCTTTGCGCTTTCTGCAGCAGCGGAACGACGTGAACCAGCGCAAGCTAAAGCTGCGGCACTTGTTGCTCTTGCTGTTGCGCTGTGCGGCGATCTTGCTGTTCGCATTGGCCTTGGCTCGGCCAAGTCTCAAGTCTGCAGGTTTTCTCGGCGATCGAGAAGCTCCCGTCGCTGCCGCTCTGGTCTTCGACACTTCGCCACGAATGGAGTATCAACATCAAAATCAAACACGACTTAAAGTCGCGCAATCCGCGGCCGAGCGGGTGCTGGCACAGCTCCCGCCGGAAAGCGAAATTGCCGTACTCGATTCGCGCACGGCCGCGGCGGCATTTTCAATCGACGGTGCAGTTGCCCGCCAGCGCGTCGATCGACTGCGAATGACGCCGTCTCTTCAATCGCTGTCGGAACTATGCCATGAGGCGTTGCGATTGGTGAAAGAAAGTGACAAGGGCCGCAAGGAAGTTTATCTATTCACCGATCTGAGCCGTGTCGCCTGGTCGCCCGAAGCGGGTGCAAAGCTGCACGATCAGCTCGAAGCGAACAAAGAGATCGCACTGTATATTATCGATGTCGGCGTCGAGGATCCTCGCGATTTCGCCCTGGGCGATCTGCGGCTACCTGCCGAATTGCTCGCCAAGCACACGCCGCTGCGCGTCGAGACCGATCTGATCCGCGTCGGCCCGGAAGAAGAGCGCACCGTCGAGTTGTCGCTGATGGATTCCGCCGGAAAATCGCATGTTCGTGGCCAAAGCATTGTCAAGTCCACGCCCGATTCGCCGCAATTCGTCGATTTTTCGGTGGCCGGCTTCGAACAGGGCACGCACCAGGGGGTTGTCAGGATTTCGAGCCAAGACAATCTGCCGGCCGATGATGCCAGATATTTCACGATCGACGTTCGTCCGCCGTGGCGCGTGCTCATTGCCGCTACGCCCGCCAATCGCCATAAGGCCGCCAACATGGCTCAAGCGATTGCGCCGGAAAGCATCCAGCGCACGGGCCAAGCCCGCTTCGAGTGCGAAATGGTCTCGATCAACGAATTGGCCGGCAAGCCGCTGGAAGAATATGCTGCGGTCTGTCTGGTCGATCCACCGCCGCTATCGGACAGCGTCTGGCAATCGCTGACCGAGTTTGTCGAGCGCGGCGGCGGCTTGATGATGTTCCTCGGTCCCAGCGCAGCTCCACCTGGTCAGCGGCCCGAAGATTTTTCCGCGCCTGCCGCGCACCAATTGCTTCCCGGCAAGCTCGCTCGCCGCTGGAACCACCAGGATTCGTTTCTGGCGCCTCAAGATTATCAGCATCCACTGCTGTCGAAGTTTCGCGCGATCGCCGGCAGCATTCCCTGGGATGCATACACCATCGAAACGCATTGGCAATTCACCGACCTCGACCAAGGCGTCAATACGATCATCCCCTATAGCAACGGCCAAGCGGCGCTGCTGGAAAAGCCTCTCGGCAAGGGGCGCATCTTGGTGTTTACGACCGACGTGAACGACAATGCCGAAGACAAAGATCTATGGAATCTGCTCGTCGTCGGCAGCCAACCGTGGCCATTTTTCATGCTCCGCAACGAAGCGATGCTTTACCTCGTCGGCAGCGGTGAGGAGCGATTGAATTACCTGGTGGGCGATACGGTAACGATGCGAATTCCCGAGCCGCAGCGGCAGCTCTTCTTTTCGCTCGAAACGCCCGATGGTGAAAACTTGCCTCAATCGGTCGATCAAAAAACCGGCACGCTGACGATCACCACCAGCAATGCGCCGGGGAATTACGTGCTCCGCGCCGGTGCCAGCGATGGGGGTGTGCTCTACGGTTTCAGCGTCAATATTCCAGCCGCCTCGACCGAGTTGGCGCGGATCACCAACGACGAACTCGCGGAATTGCTGGGCAAAGGCCGCTTCCGCCTATCGCGCGGCAAGGAAGATATTGAACGCGACGTGAATCTAGGACGCACGGGAATTGAACTGTATCCCTTGCTGATCGTGCTGGTCGCAATCGTACTCGGCGGCGAGCATTTGCTCGCGAACAAGTTTTACAAGCGGGACGATCCGGGGCTGAATCCGCCCCGGCGGTCGTTTGCGCTGGAAAGCGACAAAGTAAATGCGCAGGAAGTAGATAGAACGCAGAAGGCGGAATTGGAGTTGCAAAATGCACATTGA
- a CDS encoding class I SAM-dependent methyltransferase produces the protein MNGLISSSQRTLSAALLAVVTCTVGIAPLAAQRLETPPAARQRNELAKLAEIPPALTHYMGREIAPYMTSDGAGWLVRKSRESEEDCTTLLKTLNIKPGQTVCDMGSGNGFYSLKLARLVGTEGQILAVDIQQEMLRLLEVRANEAKIGNIKSILGTPADPRLPSAQADLILCVDVYHEFSHPVQMLAAMKKALKPGGRLVLVEFRAEDPNVPIKPLHKMSKKQVLKELTANGFTLVEQFDKLQWQHVMFFVGQKE, from the coding sequence ATGAATGGGCTGATCTCAAGCAGCCAACGTACTCTTTCGGCGGCGTTGCTCGCGGTTGTGACCTGCACAGTGGGCATTGCCCCATTGGCAGCCCAACGATTGGAAACTCCGCCGGCTGCGCGCCAACGGAACGAACTGGCGAAACTCGCGGAAATTCCCCCTGCCTTGACACACTATATGGGGCGCGAAATCGCTCCGTATATGACATCAGATGGTGCTGGCTGGCTCGTTCGCAAATCCCGCGAAAGTGAGGAAGATTGCACGACACTGCTCAAAACGTTGAACATCAAGCCTGGACAAACCGTTTGCGACATGGGGAGCGGAAATGGCTTCTATTCGCTCAAATTGGCTAGACTTGTCGGCACCGAGGGTCAGATTTTGGCGGTCGATATTCAGCAAGAAATGCTCCGACTGCTGGAAGTGCGAGCGAATGAGGCAAAAATCGGCAACATTAAGTCGATTCTCGGCACCCCGGCCGACCCGAGACTTCCCTCCGCACAGGCCGATTTGATCCTGTGCGTTGATGTTTACCACGAGTTTTCGCATCCCGTGCAGATGCTTGCTGCAATGAAAAAAGCACTAAAGCCTGGCGGTAGGCTGGTTTTGGTTGAATTTCGGGCAGAAGACCCCAATGTACCGATTAAGCCATTGCACAAAATGTCGAAAAAGCAGGTACTGAAAGAACTTACGGCAAACGGTTTTACGCTGGTCGAGCAATTTGACAAGCTCCAGTGGCAGCATGTGATGTTTTTTGTAGGACAAAAGGAATAA